The proteins below come from a single Microbacterium sp. SLBN-154 genomic window:
- a CDS encoding alpha/beta fold hydrolase, with the protein MGVQVVLVHGIRTSATMWRAQVEYLRSRDVSVTAVDLPGHGTRRGEMFTLDGAFETIDRAVREAAAHGPVLLVAHSMGGLVSIDYVGQEDAPPVAGFVAASCTAIPRGVGLATYRFLARRFDSLPDRGMWLTNYVLDRTLPHETRPDFGAGGYAFDAQDVALRSLSVLDLLSALGRIEVPLWFINGQYDQLRVNERLFLRIAPHAELIVVPRTSHLVTAMRPRVFNALLGVAIATLEQDGGKGTPA; encoded by the coding sequence ATGGGGGTCCAGGTCGTGCTCGTCCACGGCATCCGTACGTCGGCCACCATGTGGCGGGCGCAGGTCGAATACCTCCGGTCTCGGGATGTGAGCGTGACCGCGGTCGACCTCCCCGGACACGGCACCCGCCGCGGTGAGATGTTCACGCTCGACGGCGCGTTCGAAACCATCGACCGCGCCGTCCGCGAGGCGGCTGCCCACGGGCCCGTGCTTCTCGTCGCCCACTCGATGGGCGGCCTCGTCAGCATCGACTATGTCGGACAGGAGGACGCTCCGCCGGTCGCCGGTTTCGTCGCCGCATCCTGCACCGCGATTCCGCGGGGCGTGGGCCTGGCCACGTACCGATTCCTCGCCCGACGCTTCGACTCCCTCCCAGACCGCGGCATGTGGCTGACGAACTACGTCCTGGACCGCACCCTCCCCCACGAGACCCGACCGGATTTCGGGGCGGGCGGATACGCCTTCGACGCCCAGGACGTGGCGCTGCGGAGCCTGTCGGTCCTCGATCTCCTCTCGGCTCTCGGCCGCATCGAGGTGCCGCTGTGGTTCATCAACGGTCAGTACGACCAGCTGCGGGTGAACGAGCGGCTTTTCCTGCGGATCGCCCCACACGCCGAACTCATCGTCGTACCGCGGACCAGCCACCTCGTCACCGCGATGCGTCCGCGCGTGTTCAACGCCCTGCTCGGGGTGGCCATCGCCACGCTCGAACAGGACGGTGGAAAGGGAACCCCCGCCTGA
- the rpsT gene encoding 30S ribosomal protein S20, with amino-acid sequence MANIKSQIKRNKTNEKARERNKAVKSELRTEIRRTREAVATGDKATAEKALAKATKKLDKAVSKGVIHQNQAANRKSAIAKQVASL; translated from the coding sequence GTGGCGAACATCAAGTCGCAGATCAAGCGCAACAAGACCAACGAGAAGGCGCGCGAGCGCAACAAGGCCGTGAAGAGCGAGCTGCGGACCGAGATCCGCCGCACGCGTGAGGCTGTCGCCACTGGTGACAAGGCCACCGCTGAGAAGGCGCTGGCCAAGGCGACCAAGAAGCTCGACAAGGCCGTCAGCAAGGGTGTCATCCACCAGAACCAGGCCGCGAACCGCAAGTCGGCGATCGCGAAGCAGGTCGCATCGCTCTGA
- a CDS encoding helix-hairpin-helix domain-containing protein produces the protein MTADGEEGRDTARRLGLGAAVVVVLVAVAITVGIGVFRSALAPVDEIPLASETSGEATGEEMTETAPSSSSADLVVHVAGAVRTPGVYVLPQQARVLDAVAAAGGFSETAEPRSVNLARVLADGEQLVVAEIGDVAPEQPPGTAPGGALGTGDGKVNLNTADEEALDTLPRIGPALAQRIIAWREANGPFTSVDDLLAVSGFGEKMVESLRDLVVL, from the coding sequence GTGACGGCAGACGGTGAGGAGGGTCGCGACACCGCCCGCAGACTCGGCCTCGGCGCGGCGGTCGTGGTGGTCCTCGTCGCCGTGGCGATCACCGTCGGCATCGGCGTGTTCCGCAGCGCCCTCGCCCCCGTAGACGAGATCCCCCTTGCATCCGAGACGAGCGGAGAGGCGACGGGGGAGGAGATGACGGAGACGGCGCCCTCGTCGTCGTCCGCAGACCTCGTCGTGCACGTCGCCGGAGCCGTCCGGACGCCCGGTGTGTACGTCCTGCCCCAGCAGGCGCGGGTCCTCGATGCGGTGGCCGCCGCAGGTGGGTTCTCCGAGACCGCCGAGCCCCGATCCGTGAATCTCGCCCGGGTCCTCGCGGACGGCGAGCAGCTGGTCGTCGCCGAGATCGGCGACGTCGCACCCGAACAGCCGCCTGGTACGGCACCCGGTGGTGCTCTGGGCACCGGCGACGGCAAGGTGAATCTCAACACCGCCGACGAAGAGGCGCTGGACACCCTTCCCCGGATCGGACCTGCTCTCGCCCAGCGCATCATCGCGTGGCGTGAGGCGAACGGCCCGTTCACGAGCGTCGACGACCTCCTCGCCGTCTCCGGATTCGGGGAGAAGATGGTCGAGTCGCTTCGCGATCTGGTCGTCTTGTGA
- the holA gene encoding DNA polymerase III subunit delta, which produces MPARSSSRSAARSSAPRSAIPQLSWRDPQPAPIVLVSGPEEVCAERAIAGLRDYLRAEDASLEVSDIRADDYATGSLLALTSPSLFGEPRLVRILGVEKCSDAFLTEALAYLSHPQDGATVLLRHTGASVRGKKLLDAVRAGQGGGVEIACPALKRESDRFDFAAAEFTQARKRIAPGALRALVSAFADDLTELAAACQQLISDVADDINEQTVVRYYGGRVETSAFTVADTAIAGRYGEALIALRHALVSGADPVPLVAAIASKLRTMARVAGHREPSSALAARLGLKDWQVDRARRDLSGWSESTLGMAIQAAARADAEVKGASRDPVFALERLVTVIATREPFAGAPR; this is translated from the coding sequence ATGCCGGCCCGCTCCTCGTCTCGCTCGGCTGCCCGCTCATCGGCGCCGCGCAGCGCCATCCCGCAGCTGTCCTGGCGCGACCCGCAGCCCGCTCCGATCGTCCTCGTCTCGGGCCCGGAAGAGGTCTGCGCCGAGCGGGCGATCGCAGGTCTCCGCGACTACCTGCGGGCGGAGGACGCGAGTCTCGAGGTGTCCGACATCCGGGCGGACGACTACGCGACCGGGTCGCTCCTGGCTCTGACCTCGCCCTCCCTGTTCGGTGAGCCTCGTCTGGTGCGCATCCTCGGCGTGGAGAAGTGCTCCGACGCATTCCTCACCGAGGCCCTGGCTTATCTCTCACACCCGCAGGACGGGGCGACCGTGCTCCTGCGCCATACCGGCGCCAGCGTGCGGGGCAAGAAGCTGCTGGACGCCGTCCGGGCGGGGCAGGGCGGTGGCGTCGAGATCGCCTGCCCGGCGCTCAAGCGGGAGTCGGACCGTTTCGACTTCGCCGCGGCCGAGTTCACCCAGGCGCGCAAGCGGATCGCACCCGGCGCGCTCCGCGCGCTGGTGTCTGCCTTCGCCGACGACCTCACCGAGTTGGCGGCCGCATGCCAGCAGCTCATCTCCGATGTCGCGGACGACATCAATGAGCAGACCGTCGTGCGCTACTACGGCGGTCGCGTCGAAACCTCGGCCTTCACCGTCGCCGATACTGCCATCGCCGGCCGCTACGGCGAGGCGCTCATCGCTCTTCGCCATGCCCTCGTCTCGGGGGCGGATCCGGTGCCCCTCGTCGCGGCGATCGCATCGAAGCTGCGCACGATGGCGCGTGTCGCCGGACACCGCGAACCATCGTCAGCGCTGGCGGCGCGACTCGGTCTCAAGGACTGGCAGGTCGACCGCGCACGTCGAGACCTGTCAGGGTGGTCGGAGTCGACACTGGGAATGGCGATCCAAGCGGCAGCCCGAGCGGACGCGGAGGTGAAGGGCGCCTCGCGTGACCCCGTCTTCGCCCTCGAGCGCCTGGTCACCGTGATCGCCACCCGCGAGCCGTTCGCCGGTGCACCCCGCTGA
- a CDS encoding ComEC/Rec2 family competence protein, giving the protein MSASPTRKAMRRWRMPVAAVIVWIAAAAATLHPQAAAVVAATAWTAAVLALAAALAARAASKGRRATGGPKGLWLAAVVLGFAAAGVASTGVALAAPTMQEVQQRVPAGRSVEAEIIVTGKVERRGTSEWAFDAVALSVATGDPAVPGPGTVTVGIVIADADRDVLPELDVGARVRLTAVASQPYPGDRATLVLRARGQPVILRPPTGLLAVASELRSGLVAAVNGLPDPGRTLIPGLAVGDTRLVTADLETAMTASSLSHLTAVSGANCALVVGVAYVLAAALGLRRGARTIVSLIALSGFVVLVTPEPSVVRAGVMAAVAMLAVILGRSGIGLAVLSLAVVTLLALDPWLSTSLGFALSAVATGSLLVLAPPLAVGLSRALPGSLALILSVPIAAQIACGPLLVLIQPTVPLYGVIANVLAAPAAPVATIIGLLACLSPMIPLVQSGLTALAWVPAAWIAAIAETASALPGSQSPWMGGLGGLLTLAAAGGAVWVLVAIRPRRRGAVGALRLISGLALALVLGIVSGTTALRTLAGPLTLPGAWSVIACDIGQGDAILVRSDGEVALVDTGPDPVALGACLDRVGVDRIDLLVLTHFDIDHTGGVEAVVGRVGTVIHGPLDGASAARVRSALVAGGAVVREVHQGVGGRLGEASWRTLWPRQDSPAFPPGNDTSVVIDVQGAGIPSMLLLGDLSAAPQRALVADGVLADSYDLVKVAHHGSADQHVPLYDGVDAAAALITVGRENRHGHPREDILHALAATGTTVARTDEDGLVALWLDDDRLRIFRDAGRAASEGTVGGDR; this is encoded by the coding sequence GTGAGCGCTTCGCCGACGAGGAAGGCGATGAGGCGATGGCGGATGCCGGTGGCCGCCGTCATCGTGTGGATCGCCGCTGCGGCGGCGACCCTCCATCCGCAGGCGGCCGCGGTGGTCGCCGCGACGGCGTGGACGGCGGCAGTGCTCGCCCTCGCAGCGGCACTCGCGGCGAGGGCCGCCTCGAAAGGGCGTCGTGCGACCGGAGGGCCGAAGGGCCTGTGGCTGGCGGCGGTGGTGCTCGGATTCGCGGCAGCAGGAGTCGCCTCGACCGGCGTCGCGCTGGCCGCCCCGACGATGCAGGAGGTGCAGCAGCGGGTTCCGGCCGGCCGGAGCGTGGAAGCGGAGATCATCGTCACCGGCAAGGTCGAACGACGCGGTACCTCCGAGTGGGCCTTCGACGCCGTCGCCCTCTCCGTGGCGACCGGTGACCCCGCCGTGCCTGGCCCGGGGACGGTCACGGTGGGCATCGTCATCGCCGACGCTGATCGCGACGTCCTGCCGGAGCTCGACGTGGGCGCGCGAGTTCGGCTGACAGCCGTCGCCAGTCAGCCCTATCCCGGCGACCGGGCCACGCTCGTCCTGCGGGCTCGCGGCCAACCGGTGATCCTGCGGCCACCGACGGGTCTCCTCGCCGTGGCGTCGGAGCTGCGGAGCGGACTCGTCGCCGCCGTGAACGGGCTTCCCGATCCCGGACGCACACTCATCCCCGGCCTCGCCGTCGGCGATACGCGTCTGGTCACGGCAGATCTCGAGACGGCGATGACCGCATCGTCGCTGTCGCACCTCACGGCTGTGTCGGGAGCCAACTGCGCTCTCGTCGTCGGCGTGGCGTATGTCTTGGCCGCCGCTCTGGGGCTGCGACGCGGCGCACGGACGATCGTGTCACTCATCGCCCTCAGCGGCTTCGTCGTCCTCGTCACTCCGGAGCCGAGCGTGGTCCGGGCCGGGGTCATGGCGGCGGTGGCGATGCTCGCCGTGATCCTGGGTCGCTCCGGCATCGGTCTGGCTGTGCTGAGCCTGGCGGTCGTGACACTCCTCGCCCTGGACCCCTGGCTCTCCACCTCCCTCGGGTTCGCCCTCTCGGCGGTGGCCACCGGCTCGCTCCTCGTTCTGGCTCCGCCGTTGGCGGTCGGGCTCTCGCGCGCGCTCCCGGGGTCGCTCGCACTGATCCTGTCGGTGCCCATCGCCGCGCAGATCGCCTGCGGCCCGCTTCTCGTCCTCATCCAGCCCACCGTTCCCCTGTACGGCGTCATCGCGAACGTCCTCGCCGCTCCGGCGGCACCCGTAGCCACGATCATCGGGCTCCTGGCGTGTCTGTCCCCGATGATCCCGCTCGTTCAGTCGGGCCTGACCGCCCTCGCCTGGGTCCCCGCCGCGTGGATCGCCGCCATCGCCGAGACGGCGTCTGCGCTGCCCGGGTCGCAGTCCCCGTGGATGGGCGGGTTGGGTGGTCTCCTGACACTGGCTGCCGCCGGCGGTGCGGTGTGGGTCCTCGTGGCGATCCGCCCACGTCGGCGGGGAGCCGTCGGAGCCCTCCGCCTCATCTCGGGTCTTGCGCTCGCCCTCGTCCTCGGGATCGTCTCGGGAACGACCGCGCTTCGCACCCTCGCGGGGCCTCTCACCCTTCCCGGAGCCTGGAGCGTCATCGCCTGCGACATCGGTCAGGGCGATGCCATCCTCGTCCGCTCAGACGGGGAGGTCGCCCTCGTCGACACCGGGCCCGACCCCGTGGCACTGGGTGCGTGTCTCGATCGGGTCGGCGTCGACCGCATCGATCTGCTCGTGCTCACACATTTTGACATCGATCACACCGGGGGCGTGGAGGCCGTCGTCGGACGTGTCGGCACCGTCATCCACGGTCCGCTCGACGGGGCGTCGGCCGCCCGGGTGCGATCAGCCCTCGTCGCCGGCGGCGCCGTCGTCCGGGAGGTCCATCAGGGCGTCGGGGGTCGTCTCGGCGAGGCGAGCTGGCGAACGCTCTGGCCGCGCCAGGACTCACCCGCCTTCCCTCCCGGCAACGACACGAGCGTGGTGATCGACGTCCAAGGCGCCGGGATCCCGAGCATGCTGCTTCTGGGCGATCTCTCGGCGGCGCCACAACGGGCCTTGGTCGCCGACGGCGTGCTGGCCGATTCCTATGACCTGGTGAAGGTCGCCCATCACGGCAGCGCCGATCAGCACGTTCCTCTCTACGACGGCGTGGATGCTGCGGCGGCTCTGATCACGGTGGGGAGGGAGAATCGCCACGGGCATCCTCGGGAGGACATCCTCCATGCGCTGGCCGCGACGGGGACGACCGTCGCGCGAACGGACGAGGACGGCCTGGTGGCGCTCTGGCTCGACGACGATCGGCTGCGGATCTTCCGCGACGCCGGACGCGCGGCGTCGGAGGGCACTGTCGGCGGCGATCGCTAG
- a CDS encoding ExeM/NucH family extracellular endonuclease, which yields MSGAGFALPAQAAVSIDATVLINEVYGGGGNGGAVFNRDFVELVNTGDTAVDLGSWSVQYASTTGTSWQVTPLTGMTIQPGGKLLVGQATGSNTTFPGFEADVEGGISMSGTGGKVALVSSAEALSGGTNVAAVDQVVDYLGWGSATDAAGTPAPATTNGTSVSRDAESSHTAINSADFTAGTPTPEGAAGAVDPEPTPDPEPTPDPEPTGPTTVTIAEIQGTGASTPLNGQTVVTEGVVTAHYPTGGLAGFVIQTPGTGTAAGTASDAVFVYAPSTVGQVAEGQTVRVTGLATEFNGLTQVDIRTGSVEVIADGAPVTPLVTGWPADDTGREALESMLIQPDGAFTVTDTYGTNQYGEVPLAFGDGPLVQPTEVALPGSPEAAAVTVENAARRVVLDDGASTNFLSAANAGLTPPYVSLTEPVVVGASVTFTAPVIVDYRNNAFKLNPTAPLTGDGTGEGDGVEFEDVRTAAPEEVGGDVSVASFNVLNYFTTLGTDSASCTAFQSPDGSELNNVRGGCDQRGAWDAADFARQQAKIVSAINALDASVVGLMEIENSAALGEETDEALSSLVDALNSDAGTDRWDFVASSDELPDASGLDVITNAIIFQPAEVVTVGDPRALGDESGAGGAFQNAREPIGQVFAPAEGGEEFLFVVNHFKSKGSAGPWPGDVDAGDGQGASNESRVRQATALTEWVDEVQGDTESVILVGDFNSYGQEDPMQVLYEAGFADAEQGEEYSYVFQGLSGSLDHVLVNEAASGRQTGADVWNVNAGEALALEYSRFGYHGTEFHADDPYRSSDHDPVKVGLSAGAQAPVEVDILTINDFHGRLEANPSGSEAGAAVIAGAVESKKAENPNTLFVSAGDNIGASTFTSFIQQDNPTIDTLVASGLDLSVVGNHEFDRGFDDLLNRVLPRYGGNTDPDEVTEEQRLAGQDFGLGANVYAAGTTDPVLPEYALREIDGVSVAFIGTVTPDTATMVDPSGIADIEFGDQLEAANRVADELADTVDPDVIVLLTHSGAATADCAQLAADADGFGDLATGASPLIDAIVSAHTHQTYACEVPVDGTDRTRPVIQASEYGKAMGQLSLSYDTEADELISIEGTTFPLKDAFPADEEIAAQVAGYVATADELGSAPIGSITGDILRGGTPPGADRGVESSMGNWVADVYLWATSENPAFGGTPAQIALMNPGGLRADLLVGEDGVVTYKEAADVQPFANTLVTVTLTGAQLEEILTQQWKATGDRPKLHLGVSEGFSYEYVEGEPPAGQTVARSGTIVSMSYQGEPIEPTDTFTVVTNSFLANGGDGFPTFTEGTDRTDTGQIDLDATLAYFQALETVDPAPLGRAILATDVPTEPGEPGTPGQPGQPGQPGTPGQPGTPGQSGTGDQAGDPLAVTGAQLPLGVALGGALLLVAGGMFIALRRRTLPVEQ from the coding sequence TTGAGCGGTGCGGGCTTCGCCCTGCCCGCTCAGGCGGCCGTCAGCATCGACGCCACCGTCCTCATCAACGAGGTCTACGGCGGCGGCGGTAACGGCGGTGCGGTGTTCAACCGCGACTTCGTCGAGCTGGTGAACACCGGCGACACCGCGGTCGACCTCGGGTCGTGGAGCGTGCAGTACGCGTCCACCACGGGAACGTCGTGGCAGGTCACCCCGCTCACGGGGATGACGATCCAGCCGGGCGGGAAGCTGCTGGTCGGTCAGGCTACGGGCAGCAACACGACGTTCCCCGGTTTCGAGGCCGACGTCGAGGGCGGCATCTCGATGTCGGGCACAGGCGGCAAGGTCGCGCTGGTCAGCTCCGCGGAAGCACTGTCGGGCGGCACGAACGTGGCCGCCGTCGACCAGGTCGTGGACTACCTCGGCTGGGGCAGTGCCACTGACGCGGCCGGGACCCCAGCGCCTGCGACGACCAACGGAACGAGCGTCTCGCGCGATGCCGAGAGCTCGCACACCGCGATCAACTCCGCCGACTTCACCGCGGGCACGCCGACACCCGAGGGCGCGGCAGGCGCTGTCGACCCGGAGCCGACGCCCGACCCCGAGCCGACTCCTGATCCGGAGCCGACGGGACCGACCACGGTCACCATCGCCGAGATCCAGGGCACCGGCGCCTCGACGCCGCTGAACGGCCAGACCGTGGTCACGGAGGGCGTCGTCACCGCGCACTACCCCACCGGCGGCCTCGCGGGCTTCGTCATCCAGACGCCCGGCACCGGCACCGCGGCGGGCACCGCGTCCGACGCGGTCTTCGTCTACGCACCCAGCACGGTCGGTCAGGTCGCCGAGGGTCAGACGGTGCGCGTCACGGGGCTGGCCACTGAGTTCAACGGCCTGACGCAGGTCGACATCCGCACCGGCAGTGTCGAGGTCATCGCCGACGGCGCACCAGTCACGCCGCTCGTCACCGGATGGCCGGCCGACGACACGGGTCGCGAAGCGCTCGAGTCGATGCTGATCCAGCCCGACGGTGCGTTCACCGTCACCGACACCTACGGCACGAACCAGTACGGCGAGGTTCCCCTCGCCTTCGGCGACGGCCCGCTCGTGCAGCCCACCGAGGTGGCGCTCCCCGGATCGCCCGAGGCCGCCGCAGTGACCGTCGAGAACGCCGCACGTCGCGTCGTCCTCGACGACGGAGCCAGCACGAACTTCCTCTCCGCGGCCAACGCCGGACTCACTCCGCCGTACGTCTCGCTCACCGAGCCGGTCGTGGTGGGAGCCTCGGTCACCTTCACCGCACCGGTGATCGTCGACTATCGCAACAACGCCTTCAAGCTCAACCCGACCGCTCCCCTGACGGGTGACGGAACGGGCGAGGGCGACGGCGTGGAGTTCGAAGACGTCCGCACCGCGGCTCCCGAAGAGGTCGGGGGCGACGTCAGCGTCGCTTCCTTCAACGTCCTGAACTACTTCACCACCCTCGGCACCGACAGCGCGTCGTGCACTGCGTTCCAGAGCCCGGACGGCTCGGAGCTGAACAACGTCCGCGGCGGCTGCGACCAGCGCGGGGCATGGGACGCCGCCGACTTCGCACGTCAGCAGGCCAAGATCGTCTCGGCGATCAACGCGCTCGACGCCTCGGTCGTCGGCCTCATGGAGATCGAGAACTCTGCGGCCCTCGGCGAGGAGACCGATGAGGCGCTGTCGAGCCTCGTCGACGCCCTCAACTCCGACGCCGGGACCGACCGCTGGGACTTCGTCGCATCTTCCGACGAGCTCCCCGACGCGTCGGGACTGGACGTGATCACCAACGCGATCATCTTCCAGCCCGCCGAGGTGGTCACGGTCGGTGACCCGCGTGCGCTCGGCGACGAGTCGGGTGCGGGCGGTGCGTTCCAGAACGCTCGCGAACCCATCGGTCAGGTCTTCGCACCGGCCGAGGGTGGCGAGGAGTTCCTCTTCGTCGTGAACCACTTCAAGTCCAAGGGCTCCGCGGGTCCGTGGCCAGGCGACGTTGATGCCGGCGACGGTCAGGGCGCCTCGAACGAGTCGCGGGTGCGTCAGGCAACGGCTCTGACGGAGTGGGTCGACGAGGTCCAGGGCGACACCGAGTCGGTCATCCTCGTCGGGGACTTCAACTCCTACGGGCAGGAAGACCCGATGCAGGTGCTCTACGAAGCCGGCTTCGCCGATGCCGAGCAGGGCGAGGAGTACAGCTACGTGTTCCAGGGGCTTTCGGGCTCGCTCGACCACGTTCTCGTGAACGAGGCCGCGTCGGGCCGTCAGACCGGTGCGGACGTCTGGAACGTCAACGCCGGAGAGGCCCTCGCCCTGGAGTACTCGCGCTTCGGGTACCACGGCACCGAGTTCCACGCCGACGACCCGTACCGCTCGAGCGACCACGACCCGGTCAAGGTCGGTCTGAGCGCGGGGGCGCAGGCACCCGTCGAGGTCGACATCCTCACGATCAACGACTTCCACGGTCGCCTCGAGGCCAACCCCTCGGGATCCGAGGCGGGCGCCGCCGTGATCGCGGGTGCCGTGGAGTCGAAGAAGGCCGAGAACCCGAACACGCTGTTCGTCTCGGCAGGAGACAACATCGGCGCGTCGACCTTCACGTCGTTCATCCAGCAGGACAACCCGACCATCGACACTCTGGTGGCTTCGGGCCTGGACCTCTCGGTCGTGGGCAACCACGAGTTCGACCGCGGTTTCGACGACCTGCTGAACCGGGTGCTCCCCCGCTACGGCGGCAACACCGACCCGGATGAGGTGACGGAGGAGCAGCGCCTCGCCGGTCAGGACTTCGGTCTGGGCGCCAACGTCTACGCCGCCGGCACCACCGATCCGGTGCTCCCGGAGTACGCGCTGCGCGAGATCGACGGGGTGAGCGTGGCTTTCATCGGCACCGTGACTCCCGACACGGCGACGATGGTCGACCCCTCCGGTATCGCCGACATCGAGTTCGGCGACCAGCTGGAGGCCGCCAACCGCGTGGCTGACGAACTGGCCGACACCGTCGACCCCGATGTCATCGTGCTGCTGACCCACTCGGGCGCGGCGACCGCTGACTGCGCGCAGCTCGCCGCCGACGCCGACGGGTTCGGCGACCTGGCAACCGGTGCCTCGCCCCTCATTGATGCGATCGTCTCGGCCCACACGCACCAGACGTATGCGTGCGAGGTTCCGGTGGACGGCACCGACCGTACTCGTCCGGTCATCCAGGCCTCGGAGTACGGCAAGGCCATGGGCCAGCTCTCGCTGAGCTACGACACCGAGGCCGATGAGCTGATCTCGATCGAGGGGACGACCTTCCCGCTGAAGGACGCCTTCCCCGCCGATGAGGAGATCGCCGCTCAGGTCGCCGGCTATGTCGCGACCGCCGACGAGCTCGGGTCCGCCCCGATCGGCTCCATCACCGGTGACATCCTGCGTGGTGGTACGCCTCCGGGTGCCGACCGCGGCGTGGAGTCGTCGATGGGCAACTGGGTCGCCGACGTCTACCTCTGGGCCACCAGCGAGAACCCTGCGTTCGGCGGCACGCCGGCGCAGATCGCGCTGATGAACCCGGGTGGTCTGCGTGCCGATCTGCTGGTCGGCGAGGACGGAGTCGTCACCTACAAGGAGGCGGCCGATGTCCAGCCGTTCGCGAACACACTGGTCACGGTGACCCTCACCGGTGCGCAGCTGGAGGAGATCCTGACGCAGCAGTGGAAGGCGACGGGGGATCGTCCGAAGCTGCACCTCGGCGTGTCGGAGGGCTTCAGCTACGAGTATGTCGAAGGCGAGCCGCCGGCAGGTCAGACGGTCGCCCGATCGGGGACCATCGTCTCGATGAGCTATCAGGGCGAGCCGATCGAGCCGACCGACACCTTCACGGTCGTCACGAACTCCTTCCTCGCGAACGGCGGCGACGGGTTCCCGACGTTCACCGAGGGGACCGACCGGACCGACACGGGCCAAATCGACCTGGATGCCACCCTGGCCTACTTCCAGGCGCTGGAGACGGTCGACCCGGCACCGCTCGGCCGCGCGATCCTGGCGACCGATGTGCCGACCGAGCCGGGCGAGCCCGGCACTCCGGGTCAGCCGGGTCAGCCGGGTCAGCCCGGCACTCCCGGTCAGCCCGGTACTCCGGGTCAGTCCGGCACGGGAGACCAGGCGGGCGATCCGCTCGCCGTGACCGGTGCACAGCTGCCGCTCGGTGTCGCGCTCGGTGGCGCGCTGCTCCTGGTCGCCGGCGGGATGTTCATCGCCCTGCGCCGACGGACTCTGCCCGTCGAGCAGTGA